From the genome of Pelobacter propionicus DSM 2379, one region includes:
- a CDS encoding flagellar hook-length control protein FliK, translating to MNEGQMIMRLPLGASPASPMAAFSKGVPAPVGGANESDFSGVLRGSLPDTSNELPQSHAGLTAVSPEPPETAGIDLFMLQVDSLSAAMATLSAKETEGGPATSSALRDDAEPLKPTEQQQELNPQNVALSAAALQMVAVQQSNGRMPESATTSTSAENVAVQTTRTAETYQALQSLSLTDGGTSAAPTNDLQQNNVAPALQPAPQQPMTHPSTSTPVPLRTTDQPALHNSSYEGLISLADEAVVPETESNMAVTSVQTPSAVVSRQSEATYSRGLVQPVLDAYLQPSPTSSRNSGVNSIAETQTMEETGTETVQTVLMRRTPAAVLHPVVPQAQEDVASSQTDLAEAVDGTASRNETVARAALTKTTSSESGASTGEEGSSTFRQQLEMHPHVTQIKTEQTHATADSSDTSGNATIHTDVMDQVTGQIREHLAGRDIKGGAEQIVIRLSPDNLGELKLNLRMENQCLKIEIVAENSMVRDTLIKHSDTLKESLANQNITMETFDVSTGSNRNGAPSYGQGQTDWQGLARQRQQQAALHSSGGYHQSDTPVFPNKAVYLASEEHSMLDVHF from the coding sequence ATGAATGAAGGACAGATGATCATGCGGTTGCCGCTTGGCGCGTCGCCTGCTTCTCCCATGGCAGCCTTCTCAAAAGGCGTGCCGGCACCTGTAGGAGGAGCAAATGAATCCGATTTTTCAGGTGTTTTGCGGGGCTCGTTACCTGACACCAGCAACGAATTACCCCAGAGTCATGCTGGCTTAACAGCTGTATCACCAGAACCACCGGAAACAGCAGGTATAGATCTTTTCATGCTTCAGGTCGATTCCTTGTCTGCCGCAATGGCAACGCTGTCGGCCAAGGAAACAGAAGGAGGTCCGGCGACCTCTTCAGCCCTGCGGGACGACGCGGAACCTCTCAAGCCCACGGAACAACAGCAGGAACTCAACCCACAGAATGTGGCACTTTCCGCGGCTGCGCTCCAGATGGTTGCAGTACAGCAGAGCAACGGCAGAATGCCGGAATCAGCGACGACCAGTACGTCTGCGGAAAACGTAGCAGTACAGACCACCAGAACCGCGGAAACATATCAAGCATTACAGAGCCTGTCGTTAACGGACGGGGGAACTTCTGCAGCGCCAACCAATGACCTACAACAGAATAACGTGGCGCCGGCACTGCAACCAGCGCCTCAACAGCCAATGACGCATCCATCAACAAGCACGCCAGTCCCCCTAAGAACCACAGATCAGCCGGCGCTTCACAACAGCTCGTACGAAGGCCTGATTTCTCTGGCAGATGAAGCCGTAGTGCCAGAGACCGAGTCGAACATGGCAGTGACATCGGTGCAGACGCCCTCAGCTGTCGTTTCGCGACAATCTGAAGCGACATACAGCAGAGGCTTGGTACAACCGGTTCTGGATGCCTATCTCCAGCCATCGCCCACCTCATCCAGAAACAGTGGCGTGAATTCCATCGCGGAAACCCAAACCATGGAGGAAACAGGTACAGAGACTGTACAGACAGTCCTGATGCGACGAACGCCGGCAGCAGTTCTGCACCCTGTAGTTCCGCAAGCACAAGAAGACGTGGCATCATCACAAACGGACTTAGCCGAGGCAGTTGATGGTACGGCTTCCCGTAACGAAACTGTAGCGCGAGCGGCACTGACGAAAACAACGTCGTCAGAATCCGGAGCATCAACCGGTGAAGAGGGCAGTAGTACGTTTCGCCAACAGCTAGAGATGCATCCGCATGTGACGCAGATAAAAACCGAGCAGACGCACGCAACAGCCGACTCAAGCGACACTTCAGGCAATGCAACGATCCATACGGATGTGATGGATCAGGTTACGGGCCAGATCAGGGAACACCTGGCAGGTCGCGACATCAAGGGGGGAGCAGAGCAGATCGTTATTCGCCTCTCTCCAGACAACCTAGGTGAACTGAAATTGAACCTGCGGATGGAAAACCAGTGCCTGAAGATAGAGATCGTAGCGGAAAACAGCATGGTACGCGACACCCTGATAAAGCACTCCGACACGCTTAAGGAGTCGCTTGCCAACCAGAACATCACAATGGAAACATTCGATGTTTCGACGGGAAGCAACAGGAATGGGGCGCCATCCTATGGCCAGGGCCAGACAGACTGGCAGGGACTGGCACGGCAGCGCCAACAACAGGCCGCCTTGCACTCTTCGGGAGGCTATCACCAGAGCGACACACCAGTTTTCCCGAACAAAGCGGTGTATCTGGCATCAGAGGAACATTCGATGCTTGATGTTCATTTCTAG
- a CDS encoding flagellar hook assembly protein FlgD translates to MITSITSATDSTTTSAAIKSSLGMDSSDFLQLFIAQMQYQDPLAPTDATAMMNQLSQLSLVEQSYNQTTALSNLLAAQNNSLSMGSVSFIGKTVKANGDDIVFDGTSSPSLQYNLSSASAATTLTISDSSGESVRTVSLGAQSTGDNSYTWDGCDNSGNKLSAGAYTFSVSAKTGSGASVTAKTYTTGVIDGVNLTSTTPYLSIGTVSVPLTDVLNVSGA, encoded by the coding sequence ATGATCACAAGTATAACATCGGCAACCGACTCCACCACGACTTCCGCCGCGATCAAGTCGTCCCTGGGCATGGATTCCAGCGATTTTTTACAACTGTTCATCGCACAGATGCAATACCAGGACCCTCTGGCGCCTACGGATGCCACGGCCATGATGAACCAGCTCTCACAACTATCGCTGGTTGAACAATCGTATAACCAGACGACTGCACTAAGCAACCTCTTGGCGGCACAGAACAACTCCTTAAGCATGGGATCAGTTTCATTCATCGGTAAAACAGTCAAGGCCAACGGAGATGACATCGTCTTTGACGGCACTTCATCCCCATCCCTGCAGTATAACCTGTCATCAGCTTCAGCCGCGACAACACTCACCATCTCCGATTCTTCGGGCGAGAGTGTCAGAACTGTGTCCCTCGGTGCGCAATCAACGGGAGATAACAGCTATACTTGGGACGGTTGCGATAACAGCGGAAACAAACTTTCCGCCGGCGCGTACACCTTTTCCGTTTCGGCAAAAACCGGCAGTGGAGCTTCTGTGACGGCAAAAACCTACACGACGGGAGTTATTGACGGTGTCAACCTTACAAGCACGACCCCGTACCTCTCCATAGGGACGGTCTCTGTTCCGTTGACGGACGTGCTCAACGTCAGTGGGGCATAG
- a CDS encoding TIGR02530 family flagellar biosynthesis protein, which produces MVDSIFFPNPVQPGKTDRTQLSKSNGSDRVTGQSFASILDSKDPQGVKFSQHAQDRLRARNITLSANDLANLEGAVNSVAQKGGKESLVMMGDAALVVSVKNRTVVTAMDRTQMKGNVFTNIDSAVII; this is translated from the coding sequence ATGGTTGACTCTATTTTTTTCCCGAATCCGGTTCAACCGGGCAAGACCGACCGCACACAACTATCCAAGAGCAACGGATCGGATAGGGTCACCGGTCAGTCATTCGCATCGATCCTTGATTCCAAGGATCCCCAAGGGGTTAAGTTTTCGCAGCACGCCCAGGACCGTCTCAGGGCGCGCAACATTACCCTGTCGGCCAATGATCTCGCCAATCTGGAAGGCGCCGTTAACAGCGTAGCCCAGAAGGGTGGCAAAGAATCACTGGTCATGATGGGGGATGCTGCATTGGTGGTGAGCGTCAAGAACCGTACCGTGGTGACAGCCATGGACCGGACACAGATGAAGGGTAACGTGTTTACCAACATCGACTCAGCAGTTATCATCTAA